One stretch of Gavia stellata isolate bGavSte3 chromosome 25, bGavSte3.hap2, whole genome shotgun sequence DNA includes these proteins:
- the IFT22 gene encoding intraflagellar transport protein 22 homolog isoform X1 has product MLKAKVLLVGPRESGKSVLANFVSESIEGIGSYSPTQGVRILEYEKPNLNGNSKGAGCRFELWDCSGDQKFETCWPALMKDSHGVIIIFNPELPSHLKEIEMWYSCFVQQQPLLDSQCLLVAHHKPGSAGDTENLSLAYPLNKLKLIHSNLEEDPEDVRMEFMKYFRSIITLINENREREEMSIIS; this is encoded by the exons ATGCTGAAGGCGaaggtgctgctggtggggcCCCGCGAG TCTGGAAAATCGGTGTTGGCAAACTTTGTTTCGGAGAGCATAGAGGGGATTGGCAGTTACAGCCCGACGCAAGGTGTAAG GATCCTGGAGTACGAGAAGCCAAACTTGAACGGTAACAGCAAGGGAGCTGGGTGTCGGTTTGAGCTGTGGGATTGCAGTGGTGATCAAAA GTTTGAAACATGCTGGCCAGCTCTGATGAAGGACTCTCATGGCGTAATAATAATCTTCAATCCTGAACTGCCCAGTCACctaaaagaaattgaaatgtgGTACTCCTGTtttgtgcagcagcagccgctTCTTGATAGTCAGTGTCTCCTAGTTGCACATCACAAGCCAGGCAGTGCAGGGGACACAGAAAATCTGTCTTTGG CTTACCCACTGAACAAGCTGAAACTAATACATTCCAACTTAGAAGAAGATCCTGAAGATGTTCGGATGGAATTTATGAAATACTTCAGAAGCATTATCACCTTAATAAACGAGaacagagagagggaagaaatgtCAATTATCTCctaa
- the IFT22 gene encoding intraflagellar transport protein 22 homolog isoform X3, with protein sequence MKDSHGVIIIFNPELPSHLKEIEMWYSCFVQQQPLLDSQCLLVAHHKPGSAGDTENLSLAYPLNKLKLIHSNLEEDPEDVRMEFMKYFRSIITLINENREREEMSIIS encoded by the exons ATGAAGGACTCTCATGGCGTAATAATAATCTTCAATCCTGAACTGCCCAGTCACctaaaagaaattgaaatgtgGTACTCCTGTtttgtgcagcagcagccgctTCTTGATAGTCAGTGTCTCCTAGTTGCACATCACAAGCCAGGCAGTGCAGGGGACACAGAAAATCTGTCTTTGG CTTACCCACTGAACAAGCTGAAACTAATACATTCCAACTTAGAAGAAGATCCTGAAGATGTTCGGATGGAATTTATGAAATACTTCAGAAGCATTATCACCTTAATAAACGAGaacagagagagggaagaaatgtCAATTATCTCctaa
- the IFT22 gene encoding intraflagellar transport protein 22 homolog isoform X2, whose product MLKAKVLLVGPRESGKSVLANFVSESIEGIGSYSPTQGVRFETCWPALMKDSHGVIIIFNPELPSHLKEIEMWYSCFVQQQPLLDSQCLLVAHHKPGSAGDTENLSLAYPLNKLKLIHSNLEEDPEDVRMEFMKYFRSIITLINENREREEMSIIS is encoded by the exons ATGCTGAAGGCGaaggtgctgctggtggggcCCCGCGAG TCTGGAAAATCGGTGTTGGCAAACTTTGTTTCGGAGAGCATAGAGGGGATTGGCAGTTACAGCCCGACGCAAGGTGTAAG GTTTGAAACATGCTGGCCAGCTCTGATGAAGGACTCTCATGGCGTAATAATAATCTTCAATCCTGAACTGCCCAGTCACctaaaagaaattgaaatgtgGTACTCCTGTtttgtgcagcagcagccgctTCTTGATAGTCAGTGTCTCCTAGTTGCACATCACAAGCCAGGCAGTGCAGGGGACACAGAAAATCTGTCTTTGG CTTACCCACTGAACAAGCTGAAACTAATACATTCCAACTTAGAAGAAGATCCTGAAGATGTTCGGATGGAATTTATGAAATACTTCAGAAGCATTATCACCTTAATAAACGAGaacagagagagggaagaaatgtCAATTATCTCctaa